In Garra rufa chromosome 15, GarRuf1.0, whole genome shotgun sequence, a single genomic region encodes these proteins:
- the LOC141286876 gene encoding glutathione S-transferase Mu 4-like, giving the protein MAMKLAYWDIRGLAQPVRLLLEYTGTKYEEKLYSCGDAPNYDRTCWLNDKDKLGLAFPNLPYLEDGDTKVVQSNAILRYIARKHNLCGETEEEQTRVDILENQAMDFRNGFAQLCYGDFGKNKSCYNEKLPGTLKQFSDFLGDRKWFAGDKITFVDFTMYELLDLHRMLNPECLDDYRNLRSFLDHFESLEKIVEYMKSDKFIKSPVNNKMAKWGNKKE; this is encoded by the exons ATGGCAATGAAATTGGCATACTGGGATATACGCGGg CTTGCTCAACCAGTCCGTCTGCTGTTGGAATACACTGGTACTAAGTATGAGGAGAAGTTGTATTCTTGTGGTGATG CTCCCAACTATGACAGAACCTGTTGGCTTAATGATAAAGACAAACTTGGTCTGGCCTTTCCTAAT TTGCCCTACCTAGAGGATGGAGACACCAAAGTAGTCCAAAGCAATGCCATATTGCGATACATTGCCCGCAAACACAACCTCT GTGGGGAAACTGAAGAAGAGCAGACGAGAGTTGACATCTTGGAAAACCAGGCGATGGACTTCCGCAATGGTTTTGCCCAGCTGTGCTATGGAGACTTT GGCAAAAACAAATCATGCTACAATGAGAAATTGCCAGGAACTCTAAAGCAGTTCTCTGACTTTCTTGGTGACAGGAAGTGGTTTGCTGGGGACAAG ATTACTTTTGTGGACTTCACCATGTATGAGTTGCTGGATTTGCATCGAATGTTAAACCCAGAGTGCCTGGATGATTACAGAAACCTGAGATCTTTCCTGGATCACTTTGAG AGTCTTGAGAAGATTGTAGAATACATGAAGTCGGACAAGTTCATAAAATCACCTGTGAACAACAAGATGGCCAAATGGGGAAACAAGAAGGAGTGA
- the LOC141286857 gene encoding glutathione S-transferase Mu 4-like has product MAMKLAYWDIRGLAQPIRLLLEYTGSKYEEKLYSCGEAPNYDKSCWFNEKEKLGMDFPNLPYLEDGDTKVVQSNAIMRYIARKHKLCGETDEEQTRVDILENQSMDFRNGFVQLCYGDFDKNKSCYAEKLPGTLKQFSNFLGERKWFAGDNITFVDFIMYELLDQHRMFDAACLDDYKNLRCFLDHFESLEKIAEYMKSSKFIKTPVNNKMAKWGNKKE; this is encoded by the exons ATGGCAATGAAATTGGCATACTGGGATATACGCGGG CTTGCTCAGCCGATCCGTCTGCTGTTGGAATACACTGGTTCCAAGTATGAGGAGAAGTTGTATTCTTGTGGTGAGG CTCCCAACTATGACAAAAGCTGTTGGTTTAATGAGAAAGAGAAACTTGGGATGGATTTTCCTAAT CTGCCCTATTTAGAGGATGGAGACACAAAAGTAGTCCAAAGCAATGCTATAATGAGATACATCGCCCGCAAACACAAGCTCT GTGGGGAAACTGATGAAGAACAGACGAGAGTTGACATCTTGGAAAATCAGTCGATGGACTTCCGCAATGGTTTTGTCCAGCTCTGCTATGGAGACTTT GACAAAAACAAATCATGCTACGCTGAGAAACTGCCAGGAACTCTAAAGCAGTTCTCTAACTTCCTTGGTGAGAGGAAGTGGTTTGCTGGGGACAAT ATCACATTTGTGGACTTCATCATGTATGAGTTGTTGGATCAGCATCGTATGTTTGACGCGGCGTGCCTGGATGACTACAAAAACCTTAGATGTTTCCTGGATCACTTTGAG AGTCTTGAGAAGATTGCAGAATACATGAAGTCAAGCAAGTTCATTAAAACACCTGTGAACAACAAGATGGCCAAATGGGGAAACAAGAAGGAGTGA